One stretch of bacterium DNA includes these proteins:
- a CDS encoding Ig-like domain-containing protein, translated as MMRRLLILALVAFPCQLLLAQSERVGTYRVQVSITPRQVPADGKSQARLRVEVKASNGSAAPEGTQVVVHTDLGLLSIGSTGQQAALTVRTSGGFALLYASSADAGTATITVQVGGSRSLAYVDFLPEGEAATPEARVLDVTGGWVGYCMELGLIEARDRARLKFGKLVIECGTVAQVNVQNMTIRAQDVVIRRGDTKLTGEDLYFDLLAKRGVLRRFGEEHLERVFFDAVGLRPLDSQWDVPEDAFKLDKREADGWMVARSISLFVHEKIVLRQASLWMQEQKLFSFPPYWIIGLPGYSGATNSQALGMTSDGGLALDFPFFYRVTDRSTGAIRIQHGTMAGGVMSRRGWSLAVSEEYRDGAGTEGSIVVAGLPRDDWGFEWRDARPVMGRGYGYFSFDMPDHQSMFMDSSTYSEMAGGRLNLQAYFDDPKASNEDFGLVGDWLRDPHPLGRGGHLTYRVGTSLGVRDYASDTDGPLFVNELYSELDLGTRAWSKKTRFSPVLTNVYAWDSGGYHENSLRAQLRLDHEVKQAFTLGLDYSAEWQQGNSGGDGFDHSVGFNARASQAERWASYFTATYDLTESDLYGCFNFDYFLSKQWRTGLLATYYDFSSSEYQDLELSLSRMFGERDVTLSYSTYTGRISVGIGGFAIN; from the coding sequence ATGATGCGACGGCTGCTCATCCTCGCCCTCGTTGCCTTTCCCTGTCAGTTGCTCCTGGCACAGTCCGAGCGCGTCGGCACCTACCGCGTACAGGTGTCGATCACGCCGCGACAGGTGCCGGCGGACGGCAAGAGCCAAGCCCGCCTGCGCGTGGAAGTGAAGGCCTCCAACGGCTCTGCGGCTCCGGAGGGCACGCAGGTCGTCGTGCACACGGATCTGGGACTGCTGAGCATCGGCAGCACCGGGCAGCAGGCGGCCCTGACCGTGCGGACCTCCGGGGGCTTCGCACTGCTCTACGCCAGCAGTGCCGACGCCGGTACGGCCACGATCACCGTGCAGGTGGGCGGCAGCCGCAGCCTGGCGTACGTGGACTTCCTGCCCGAGGGTGAGGCCGCCACGCCCGAGGCGCGCGTACTGGACGTGACCGGGGGCTGGGTGGGGTACTGCATGGAGTTGGGGCTGATCGAGGCCCGTGACCGCGCCCGCCTGAAGTTCGGCAAGCTCGTCATTGAGTGCGGCACGGTCGCCCAGGTCAATGTCCAGAACATGACGATCCGGGCGCAGGACGTGGTCATCCGCCGGGGCGACACGAAGCTGACCGGTGAAGACCTGTACTTCGACCTGCTGGCCAAGCGCGGCGTGCTCCGCCGTTTCGGCGAGGAGCACCTCGAGCGCGTGTTCTTCGACGCCGTGGGGCTTCGGCCGCTGGACAGCCAGTGGGACGTGCCCGAGGATGCCTTCAAGCTCGACAAGCGAGAAGCGGATGGGTGGATGGTGGCGCGCAGCATCAGCCTCTTCGTGCACGAGAAGATCGTGCTGCGCCAGGCCTCGCTGTGGATGCAGGAGCAGAAGCTCTTCAGCTTCCCGCCGTACTGGATCATCGGGCTGCCGGGCTACAGCGGCGCCACGAACTCGCAGGCGTTGGGCATGACCTCGGATGGGGGCCTGGCGCTGGACTTCCCCTTCTTCTACCGCGTCACCGACCGCAGCACCGGAGCCATCCGCATCCAGCACGGCACCATGGCGGGCGGCGTCATGTCGCGCCGGGGTTGGTCGCTGGCGGTGTCGGAGGAGTACCGCGACGGCGCGGGGACGGAGGGCTCGATCGTCGTCGCCGGGCTGCCGCGCGACGACTGGGGCTTTGAGTGGCGCGACGCCCGGCCGGTCATGGGCCGCGGCTATGGCTACTTCAGCTTCGACATGCCCGACCACCAGAGCATGTTCATGGACAGCAGCACGTATAGTGAGATGGCCGGGGGGCGCCTGAATCTGCAGGCCTACTTCGATGACCCGAAGGCCTCGAATGAGGACTTCGGACTGGTGGGGGACTGGCTGCGCGACCCGCATCCCCTCGGCCGCGGCGGCCATCTGACCTATCGCGTCGGGACCTCGCTGGGGGTCCGCGACTACGCGAGCGACACCGACGGACCACTGTTCGTGAACGAGCTGTACTCGGAACTCGACCTGGGGACCCGCGCGTGGAGCAAGAAGACGCGCTTCTCCCCGGTGCTGACCAACGTCTACGCCTGGGACAGCGGCGGCTACCACGAGAACAGCCTGCGGGCCCAACTGCGACTGGATCACGAAGTCAAGCAGGCGTTCACGCTGGGGCTGGACTACAGCGCCGAGTGGCAGCAGGGCAACTCCGGTGGCGATGGCTTCGACCACAGCGTCGGCTTCAATGCCCGCGCGAGCCAGGCGGAGCGGTGGGCCAGCTACTTCACGGCCACCTATGACCTCACCGAGAGCGACCTGTACGGCTGCTTCAACTTCGACTATTTCCTCAGCAAGCAGTGGCGTACCGGCCTGCTGGCCACCTACTATGACTTCTCCAGCAGCGAGTACCAGGACCTGGAGCTCTCCCTCAGCCGCATGTTCGGTGAGCGCGACGTCACCCTCTCGTACTCCACCTACACCGGCCGCATCTCGGTCGGCATCGGCGGCTTCGCGATCAACTAG